The following coding sequences are from one Arthrobacter sp. PvP023 window:
- a CDS encoding VOC family protein, whose translation MTAPQIYVSFPGTAREALTFYQDVFGGELSLYTKADFGSSDGPPDHIAHGVLSGSVALAGSDAPADGKTVRFKGLMLSLLGTAEPETLHEWFDKLAVGGHVVDPLAPKPWGASDGQVIDRHGLHWLIGYEPSP comes from the coding sequence ATGACGGCACCGCAGATCTATGTCAGTTTCCCCGGCACGGCGCGCGAAGCACTCACCTTTTACCAAGACGTCTTCGGTGGAGAGCTATCCCTCTACACCAAAGCGGACTTCGGCAGCAGCGACGGCCCGCCGGATCACATCGCCCACGGAGTCCTCAGCGGCAGCGTGGCCCTGGCCGGATCGGATGCGCCAGCCGACGGGAAGACGGTCCGGTTCAAAGGCCTCATGCTCTCGTTGCTGGGGACCGCCGAACCCGAGACCCTCCACGAGTGGTTCGACAAGCTCGCCGTTGGCGGCCACGTGGTGGATCCCCTGGCCCCCAAGCCTTGGGGTGCATCCGATGGCCAAGTGATCGACCGGCACGGACTCCACTGGCTCATCGGCTACGAACCCTCCCCCTGA
- the paaA gene encoding 1,2-phenylacetyl-CoA epoxidase subunit PaaA, giving the protein MASQTLQSVPADLTPEQLEEAARHEAEGQAYFDRVMAEDSRIEPRDWMPAAYRKTLIRQISQHAHSEIIGMQPEANWISRAPSLKRKAILMAKVQDEAGHGLYLYSAAETLGQPRDQMMQDLMDGKAKYSSIFNYPARTWADMGAIGWMVDGAAIANQVPLCRASFGPYGRAMVRVCKEESFHQRQGFEILLELSHGTPEQKQMAQDAVNRWYAPALMMFGPPDDDSPNSKQSMAWNIKRFSNDELRNRFVGMMMEQVKVLDLSLPDKDIRFNEETKKWEHGPLDWDEFHEVLKGRGPCNAQRLERRREAHENGTWVREAAAAYARKQAEKESAA; this is encoded by the coding sequence ATGGCATCGCAGACCCTGCAGTCAGTGCCCGCTGATCTGACACCTGAACAGCTGGAAGAAGCAGCCCGGCACGAGGCAGAAGGTCAGGCGTACTTTGACCGCGTCATGGCGGAGGACTCGCGCATTGAGCCCCGCGACTGGATGCCGGCTGCCTACCGCAAGACCCTCATCCGGCAGATCTCGCAGCACGCGCACTCGGAGATCATCGGCATGCAGCCGGAAGCCAACTGGATTTCCCGCGCCCCCAGCCTCAAGCGCAAGGCCATCCTGATGGCCAAGGTGCAGGACGAGGCAGGCCACGGCCTCTATCTGTACTCGGCCGCCGAGACCCTGGGCCAGCCGCGCGACCAGATGATGCAGGACCTGATGGACGGCAAGGCCAAGTACTCCTCCATCTTCAACTACCCGGCACGCACCTGGGCGGACATGGGCGCCATCGGCTGGATGGTGGACGGTGCCGCCATCGCCAACCAGGTCCCGCTGTGCCGCGCGTCCTTCGGCCCCTACGGCCGGGCCATGGTCCGCGTCTGCAAGGAAGAGTCCTTCCACCAGCGCCAGGGCTTCGAGATCCTGCTGGAACTCTCCCACGGCACCCCGGAGCAGAAGCAGATGGCACAGGACGCCGTGAACCGCTGGTACGCCCCGGCCCTGATGATGTTCGGCCCGCCGGATGACGATTCACCCAACTCCAAGCAGTCCATGGCCTGGAACATCAAGCGCTTCAGCAACGACGAGCTCCGCAACCGCTTCGTCGGCATGATGATGGAGCAGGTCAAGGTCCTGGACCTCAGCCTCCCGGACAAGGACATCCGTTTCAACGAAGAAACCAAGAAATGGGAACACGGCCCGCTGGACTGGGACGAGTTCCACGAAGTCCTGAAGGGCCGCGGCCCCTGCAACGCCCAGCGCCTGGAACGGCGCCGCGAAGCACACGAGAACGGTACCTGGGTGCGCGAAGCGGCCGCAGCGTACGCCCGCAAGCAAGCAGAGAAGGAATCCGCAGCATGA
- the paaB gene encoding 1,2-phenylacetyl-CoA epoxidase subunit PaaB produces MSPETPAGNVWPIWEVFVRSSRGLSHVHAGSLHAPDAAMALRNARDLYTRRNEGVSIWVVPAEAIASSDPDAKGAFFESPQGKDYRHATYYTKSEGVKHL; encoded by the coding sequence ATGAGCCCCGAAACCCCCGCCGGCAACGTCTGGCCTATCTGGGAAGTCTTTGTCCGCTCCAGCCGCGGCCTGTCCCACGTGCACGCCGGATCCCTGCACGCGCCGGACGCAGCGATGGCGCTGCGCAACGCCCGCGACCTGTACACCCGCCGCAACGAGGGCGTGTCCATCTGGGTTGTCCCCGCGGAGGCCATCGCCTCCAGCGATCCGGACGCCAAGGGCGCCTTCTTCGAATCGCCCCAGGGCAAGGACTACCGGCACGCGACGTACTACACCAAGAGCGAGGGCGTGAAGCACCTGTGA
- the paaC gene encoding 1,2-phenylacetyl-CoA epoxidase subunit PaaC, which yields MSTLPETTTEETTHDGGHGDISVGVATAGTSGDATASATRITPGNALRPEDIALAVSRGTAKPSEDVAEFALRLGDDALILAQRLGHWISRAPELEEDIALGNIALDQLGHARSFLSYAGGLNGKSEDDLAYFRSEDEFRSIELFEQPNGDFAVTIARQFVVSYYQFELYSRLTKSTDATLAGIAAKAVKEVDYHRDHSAQWVLRLALGTDESRRRMIHGFKVIWPYVDELFRDDDLTARLTAAGAAVEPSSLRADFDRLTGEVLAEAELEFPQVPAALGGGRQGKHSEHLGYMLAEMQVLARQHPGASW from the coding sequence GTGAGCACCTTACCCGAAACCACCACCGAAGAAACAACGCACGACGGCGGCCACGGCGACATCTCCGTGGGCGTCGCCACTGCCGGCACCAGCGGTGACGCCACCGCCAGCGCCACCCGCATCACGCCGGGCAACGCCCTCCGCCCGGAGGATATCGCGCTCGCCGTCAGCCGCGGCACCGCCAAGCCCTCCGAGGACGTGGCCGAGTTCGCACTGCGCCTGGGCGACGACGCCCTGATCCTGGCCCAGCGCCTGGGCCACTGGATCTCCCGGGCACCGGAGCTGGAGGAGGACATCGCTCTGGGCAACATCGCCCTGGACCAGCTGGGCCATGCCCGCTCCTTCCTCAGCTACGCCGGCGGCCTCAACGGCAAGAGCGAGGACGATCTTGCCTACTTCCGCTCCGAGGACGAATTCCGGTCCATCGAGCTCTTCGAGCAGCCCAACGGGGACTTCGCCGTCACCATCGCCCGGCAGTTCGTGGTGAGCTACTACCAGTTCGAGCTCTACAGCCGGCTGACCAAGTCCACGGACGCCACCCTGGCCGGCATCGCCGCCAAGGCGGTCAAGGAAGTGGACTACCACCGGGACCACAGCGCCCAGTGGGTGCTGCGCCTGGCCCTCGGCACGGACGAATCGCGCCGCAGGATGATCCACGGCTTCAAGGTCATCTGGCCCTACGTGGACGAACTGTTCCGCGACGACGACCTCACCGCCCGCCTCACGGCGGCGGGTGCCGCCGTCGAACCTTCCAGCCTGCGTGCGGACTTTGACAGGCTCACCGGCGAGGTCCTGGCCGAGGCGGAACTCGAGTTTCCGCAGGTTCCGGCCGCCCTCGGCGGCGGACGCCAGGGGAAGCATTCCGAGCACCTGGGCTACATGCTGGCCGAGATGCAGGTGCTGGCCCGCCAGCACCCCGGAGCGAGCTGGTAG
- the paaD gene encoding 1,2-phenylacetyl-CoA epoxidase subunit PaaD, translating into MPDMYVSHPTADADTARTVKTPEQKAWDLAATVCDPEIPVLTIADLGILRDVKLFDDGGMVPAVQVTITPTYSGCPAMDAIRDDLSAAFAKAGYPNVHVELVLSPAWTTDWMTESGKAKLKEYGIAPPTGRSDAARHAGPIRLQMAVKCPQCSSLNTKELTRFGSTSCKALYVCQDCKEPFDYFKVL; encoded by the coding sequence ATGCCGGACATGTACGTCAGCCACCCCACCGCGGACGCAGACACCGCGCGCACCGTGAAAACTCCGGAGCAGAAGGCCTGGGACCTCGCCGCCACGGTGTGCGACCCCGAGATCCCGGTGCTCACCATCGCGGATCTGGGCATCCTGCGGGATGTGAAGCTGTTCGACGACGGCGGCATGGTTCCGGCCGTGCAGGTCACCATCACGCCCACGTACTCGGGCTGCCCGGCCATGGACGCCATCCGCGATGACCTCAGCGCGGCGTTCGCCAAGGCGGGCTACCCCAACGTGCACGTGGAGCTGGTGCTCAGCCCCGCGTGGACCACGGACTGGATGACCGAGTCCGGCAAGGCCAAGCTCAAGGAATACGGCATCGCGCCGCCCACCGGCCGCTCTGATGCGGCCCGCCATGCAGGCCCGATCCGCCTGCAAATGGCTGTGAAGTGTCCCCAATGCTCCAGCCTGAACACCAAGGAACTCACCCGCTTCGGTTCCACCTCCTGCAAGGCGCTGTACGTCTGCCAGGACTGCAAGGAACCGTTCGACTACTTCAAAGTTTTGTAA
- the paaE gene encoding 1,2-phenylacetyl-CoA epoxidase subunit PaaE, with the protein MTVVRQTAAEQATATGRRRASFHTLTVAEVRRLTDDAIEVTFGVPAELAGQYDYLPGQYVALRTTMPDENGQPHEVRRSYSICAEPRSFADGSSEIRVAIKKDLGGLFSTWANAELKPGDQLDVMSPMGAFVSKHGRDGKAVEQNVMNSMNHPEDLVGEPGSFVAIAAGSGITPVIAIARTLLAANPETRFDLIYANKAAMDVMFLEELADLKDKYPSRLALHHVLSREQRIAPLLSGRIDAEKLQALLGTAIHADDVDEWFLCGPFELVQLCRDTLAARGVQPEHVRFELFTSGKPDRPEGNIGRPVIADESKDTYKITFKLDGLEGKVESPTHARESLLNAALRVRPDVPFACAGGVCGTCRAKVVTGAVTMDENYALEQDELDKGYVLTCQSHPTTPEVSVDFDV; encoded by the coding sequence ATGACTGTTGTCCGCCAGACTGCCGCCGAACAGGCAACGGCCACCGGCCGCCGTCGTGCGTCCTTCCACACGCTGACGGTGGCGGAAGTCCGCCGGCTCACGGACGATGCCATCGAGGTGACGTTCGGGGTCCCGGCGGAGCTTGCCGGCCAGTACGACTACCTGCCCGGGCAGTATGTGGCCCTGCGCACCACCATGCCGGATGAGAACGGCCAGCCGCACGAGGTGCGCCGCAGCTACTCCATCTGCGCCGAGCCGCGCAGCTTCGCGGACGGCAGCAGCGAGATCCGCGTGGCCATCAAGAAGGACCTGGGCGGGCTGTTCTCCACGTGGGCCAATGCCGAGCTGAAGCCCGGCGACCAGCTGGACGTGATGAGTCCCATGGGCGCGTTCGTCTCCAAGCACGGCCGCGACGGCAAGGCCGTGGAGCAGAACGTCATGAACTCCATGAACCATCCGGAGGATTTGGTGGGGGAGCCCGGCAGCTTCGTGGCCATCGCCGCCGGTTCGGGCATCACCCCGGTGATCGCGATTGCCCGCACGCTGCTGGCGGCCAACCCGGAGACCCGCTTCGACCTGATCTACGCCAACAAGGCCGCCATGGACGTGATGTTCCTGGAGGAGCTGGCGGACCTGAAGGACAAGTACCCGTCCCGCCTGGCCCTGCACCACGTGCTGTCCCGCGAGCAGCGCATCGCGCCGCTGCTGAGCGGAAGGATCGACGCCGAGAAGCTCCAGGCGCTGCTGGGCACCGCCATCCACGCGGACGACGTGGACGAGTGGTTCCTGTGCGGGCCGTTCGAACTGGTGCAGCTGTGCCGGGACACCCTGGCAGCCCGCGGCGTGCAGCCCGAGCATGTGCGCTTTGAGCTGTTCACCTCCGGCAAGCCGGACCGCCCGGAAGGCAACATCGGCCGGCCGGTGATCGCGGACGAGTCCAAGGACACCTACAAGATCACGTTCAAGCTGGACGGTCTCGAGGGCAAGGTGGAGAGCCCCACCCATGCCCGCGAATCCCTCCTCAACGCCGCCCTGCGCGTGCGCCCGGACGTGCCGTTCGCCTGTGCCGGGGGAGTGTGCGGCACCTGCCGCGCCAAGGTGGTTACGGGTGCCGTCACCATGGACGAGAACTACGCCCTGGAGCAGGATGAACTGGACAAGGGCTACGTGCTCACCTGCCAGTCGCACCCCACCACCCCGGAAGTCAGCGTCGACTTCGACGTCTAA
- a CDS encoding enoyl-CoA hydratase/isomerase family protein: protein MISLSIADGVAEVVLNAPHKLNSLDEQALKDLTQAYDDAADAASRGEVRALLLRGEGRAFCAGRDIAGVTPETDDVQGYLGGLLQPLLKKMTAFPAPTFAAAQGACLGVGLGLLLATDVVYVAEDAKFGSPFAKLGATLDSGGHWYFTERLGMHRTLDLIYTAELMSGAEAVAQGMFSRAMPKGELLENTRGIVAKVATGATGAFTASKDLVAHIRDQRLGLWEAMEEENAEQARLCKSEDYSEGFKAFQEKRTPEFKGR from the coding sequence ATGATCTCCCTCTCCATCGCCGACGGCGTCGCCGAGGTTGTGCTGAACGCACCGCATAAGCTGAACTCACTGGACGAGCAGGCGCTGAAGGATTTAACACAGGCGTACGACGACGCCGCTGACGCCGCCTCGCGCGGTGAGGTGCGGGCGCTGCTTCTCAGGGGAGAGGGACGCGCCTTCTGCGCGGGCCGGGACATTGCCGGCGTGACACCGGAAACCGACGACGTGCAGGGCTACCTGGGCGGCCTGCTGCAGCCGCTGCTGAAGAAGATGACAGCTTTCCCGGCGCCCACCTTCGCGGCGGCGCAGGGCGCATGCCTGGGCGTGGGGCTGGGCCTGCTGCTGGCCACGGACGTAGTGTACGTGGCGGAAGACGCCAAGTTCGGCTCGCCGTTCGCCAAGCTGGGCGCCACGCTGGATTCCGGGGGCCACTGGTACTTCACGGAGCGGCTGGGCATGCACCGGACGCTGGACCTGATCTACACGGCCGAGTTGATGTCCGGGGCCGAGGCCGTGGCGCAGGGGATGTTCAGCCGCGCCATGCCCAAGGGCGAGCTGCTGGAAAACACCCGCGGAATCGTGGCGAAGGTTGCCACGGGTGCCACGGGTGCTTTCACCGCCAGCAAGGACCTGGTGGCCCACATCCGCGACCAGCGCCTTGGCCTCTGGGAGGCCATGGAGGAGGAAAACGCGGAGCAGGCCCGGCTGTGCAAGTCCGAGGACTATTCGGAGGGCTTCAAGGCGTTCCAGGAGAAGCGGACCCCGGAGTTCAAGGGCCGCTGA